From Cuculus canorus isolate bCucCan1 chromosome W, bCucCan1.pri, whole genome shotgun sequence:
TCCggagcagctgaattttgaagatCTTCCCCACCGTGAGATCGCATAGATTGAAGACAGAAGCAGTGGAATGCCTTCTGGACTGGGACCCCCAGAGACACCAGACATCTGTGGACCCGTGGTGGTAGCTATAAAaccctttttctccccatcttttcctttgttctctctctctttctattgCAAGCCGCTTTACAGGCATAATTAATAAACttcctgtttggattgaaaTTTAACTCTCTTGACTCTATTAGGATTCCAGCTATCGTAACTTAGAGTGCCAAACAAAGGGGagttgaaattttattttagtgacaCTTGAGAAAGAGTAAGAGCGATACCGTGTGGCCGTCAGCAGGTGCTTAACTTTCTCAAGTGGATTTGAGTtggttttttctgttgtttctgagaTTGTTTTTgagattgttttgtttctgagtcTGCATGGGGAAAACGATgactgaaaaacaggagaataGAGATTCTTAGTTGGTTAATGATAGAGAttcattttttgcatttttggcTAAATATAGTGCTCGACCCTCTCCTATTGGGGAAGATTGGGCTCGAGAGAATTGGAAAAATTTGCAGAGTATAATGGACTGAGTTTCTTTACTGCAGAATGAGGCAAAGGTTAAGTTTTTACTACCAGGAAAAAACAGGGCGCTAGTCTGCTCTGTTTTGGGTGCCAGCTTGGTCACAGCCATTAAAGACCGCCTTAGGCAGCGtagtgatgaagaaaaaatcatagaaaccTTAGAAAGCCTGGTGCACTGTCACCAAATGACAATTTCCAATCTGGAAAAGGAATTAGAGcgcaaagaagaagaaatccaTTCATTAAGGGTTGCTCTTGAAGTAAATCGTATTATCACGTATTATTAtgggctgaaggttcatcagcccagctgaagtgcatttacaccaatgcacgcagcatgggcaataagaaggatgagctggaagctgttgtagggcaaggtgactatgatgtcattgccatcacagaaacgtggtgggatgactcacataactggagtacagctatgttgggatataaactcttcaggcgggacaggaagggtaggaaaggaggcggggtagccctctatgttaaagagtgctttgatactcttgaactggattacggtgaggatgggattgagtgcctatgggttaaaatcagaggagcccacaagaagggggactttgtgataggagtctgttacagaccacccagccaagaagaagcagctgatgagctcttctataaacagctggggacagtctctaaatctctgcctcttgtccttgtgggtgactttaactttccggatgtctgctgggagtacaatacagcagaaaggaaacagtctaggaggttcctggagtgcatcaaagacaacttccttgcacaactggttagtgaaccaacaagggagggtgccttcctagacctgctgtttgcaaatagagaaggtcttgttggggatttgatggttggaggacgcctgggactaagcgatcatgagatgatagggttttcagttctaggtgggattaagaagggggttagcaaaacagtcacattaaacttccagagggcagactttggcctgttcagaaggttgattagcaaagtcccgtgggaaacagtccttcagggcaagggagcccacgagggttgggcgctcttgaaaaaagaaatcctagcagctcaagagcaggccatccctgtgttctggaaaaggagccggcggggggaaaagccagcttggtggagcagggagatctcaagaggtgtcaataataagaagaagctctatgtgctttggaggaaaggacaggcatcttgggtggactacagggacgaagtgagatcgtgcagggaaaaaatcaggagggccaaggcccaactagaaataaaactcgctaagtctgtgaaagacaacaaaaagtctttctacaagtacattaacaggaaaaggaggacgagggagaatatccagtctctattggatgcagaaggaataacagtgacaggggataaggacaaggctgaggtacttaatgcctccttcgcctcagtctttaatagcaaagaaagttgttccttctgtttacaaacccaagagttagaggggcagattgaggctcccgtgatccaagaggaggcggttagagacttgcttgcccagctagatgcccacaagtctatggggccggatgggatccacccaagagtattgaaggagctggcggatgtcctttccaaacccctatccatcatcttccagaggtcctggctgactggggaagttccactagactggaggctggctaatgttgtgcccatatacaagaagggttgcagagaggatccggggaactacaggcctgtcagtctcacctcagtgccagggaaagtcatggaacaggtaatcttgagtgctatcatgaagcacatgcaagagaaccgggtgatcaggcccagtcaacatgggtttacaaaaggcagatcttgccaaactaacctgatcaccttctatgacaaaatcactcgattactggatgggggaaaggctgtgcatgtagtcttcttggacttcagtaaagcctttgacacagtttctcacagcattctgcttcagaaactgtcagcctctggcctggacagacgcacactctcctgggttgaaaactggttggatggccgggcccagagagtggtggtcaatggagtgaactccagctggaggccagtcacaagtggagttcctcagggctcagtactgggtccagctctggtcaatgtctttatcaatgacctggatgaaggcattgagtgcaccctcagcaagtttgcagatgacactaagctgagaggaagtgtcgatctgctggagggtagggaggctctgcaaagagatctgaacaggctggaccgctgggccgagaccaatggcatgaggtttaacaaggccaaatgccgggtcctgcacttggggcacaacaaccctatgcagtgctacagactgggggaagagtggctggagagctgcacggaagagaaggacctgggggtgctggttgacagccgactgaacatgagccagcagtgtgcccaggtggccaagaaggccaatggcatcttggcttgtatcagaaatggggtcaccagcaggtccagggaggttattctccctctgtactcagcactggtgagaccgcacctcgagtactgtgttcacttctggacccctcaccacaagaaggatgttgaggctctggagcgtgttcagagaagagcaacaaagctggtgagggggctggagaacaagtcttacgaggagcggctgagagagctggggttgtttagcctggagaagaggaggctgaggggagaccttattactctctacaactaggttgtggagaggagagagctggcctcttctcccaagtgacaggggacaggacaagagggaatggcctgaagctctgtcaggggaggttcaggttggatatcagaaaaaaattcttcacagtaagagtcattgggtactggaacaggctgcccagggaggtggtcgagtcgccttccctggaggtgtttaaggaacgggtggatgaagtgctgagggacatggtttagggagtgttaggaatggttggactcgatgatccaatgggtcctttccaaccttgtgattctgtgattctgtgatcagtaCCACTAATTCACAGAACACTAGTTCACAGGATATAGTATCATCGGGATCTGAGGAAAAGGTTATCCGTCATATTAACCTGATGTATCCACAAAAGGAATTGGAAGAGATGAGAAGACTTGATAAAAATCCCCCTCATTTAAGACCCTTAATCATAACTGAATTTTCTTATCTTAATGATGAAGACACAGACCCCCATATAACCACTAAGGAAATGCCCTATTCTGCCACTGAACTGGCAAAGTTAAAAAAGGAATATGGGCATCTTATCAAAGaatctgaaacagaatatgCGTGGCGTGTGTCTTTAACTGGGGGTGACCAAATTTAATTGAgtgaaaaggaggctgagggttaTTGGGGCCACAGAGTTTTCTTAACAACAGGCGATCGCCGGGCCCCATGGTCCTTAACTCAGCGTGCTGCTTACTGGGCTGGAGGGTTAAACCCTCTGGATAGGGGAGACCCCTTGGCAATAACAGGCACAGCTGACCAATTACTAGAAAGTGTACACAAAGCTGCTTGCCTACAAATGATAcatgagagaaaattaattcccGGATGTGAATCACCAATGATGTTGCCCATTAACCCTGAAATTATGACTCCCTTGATAAGGGGACTTCCTGAGTCACTTAAATCCACAGGGATAAGTCTCCAGAGAACCATAGCATCGATAGGTCCTGTGGAGAGGTTGAAGGGTTTTATGCACAGAGGTGATAATAGCAGAAATGCAGGCAGTACCATTACAGGCTCTTACGCAAATTCCTCCGACTTTTCAATGCCAGCCCCGCTAGGTAACAGACCTTACCCTAGACCTAAAGTCTGGACATGGGAGGAGGTAGCACAAGAATTAATTGATTACAGTAGGAAATATTGTCTTGTGAAGCCTTTAGAAGAAATATCAAGGGGCATCCGACATGTAGGAGTTAAAAATGCACTCCCCCATCCCAGCAAAACTGCAGATGTTGCCGAAGAACAGTCACAATCTAAATCCGTTTCAGTCCGACTTCATTGGTGGCATTTTCGGCTTAAAAGGGGAATTCTGGTGAAACTCCCTACTGTGTGAAATGTACCATTGGTactaaaaatctctttaaataaatatgcatgGATAGCCACCAATGCCCTGGGAAAGGAACATAGGATCAATATCCGCCatcattttaattccttttttgcCTGAAAAGGGCAAGTTTTTTAAATGGCCTACAAAATTTTGATTAGGTTGTTCATACTTTTCTGCATTACACCTCTATGAAAAAATTGAGGTAGGATGCAGAAAAGTGAAACTTGGTTTTCAATACGAAAAGGCCTCTTCTATTACAGTTTTTGACAACCAAATATGACATCCAAAATTCACCCtggcatttcaaaagaaatatgtcCTACTAAGGAGACAAGAtacttttttcttgtgttgcCGCCAGAAATTTACTGGCAACAGTACTTCCTGGAACCCAAGTGACATTAACGTAGAGGTTACCAAATCTTGTAAGAAAGAGCAAGGTGATTGCTGGctcaattttattctttctcgGCAGTGTGCGATTGGAGAGCTGACCCAAAAACTCAAGCAACATTATTAGGCTTAACTCAGaaattcaaaatgaatgttATAACTAAA
This genomic window contains:
- the LOC128850223 gene encoding LOW QUALITY PROTEIN: uncharacterized protein LOC128850223 (The sequence of the model RefSeq protein was modified relative to this genomic sequence to represent the inferred CDS: substituted 1 base at 1 genomic stop codon); the encoded protein is MEDPTREGALLDLITANKEESVGDMKVGGSLDCSAHEMVEFKILRGFTSTTNSQNTSSQDIVSSGSEEKVIRHINLMYPQKELEEMRRLDKNPPHLRPLIITEFSYLNDEDTDPHITTKEMPYSATELAKLKKEYGHLIKESETEYAWRVSLTGGDQIXLSEKEAEGYWGHRVFLTTGDRRAPWSLTQRAAYWAGGLNPLDRGDPLAITGTADQLLESVHKAACLQMIHERKLIPGCESPMMLPINPEIMTPLIRGLPESLKSTGISLQRTIASIGPVERLKAPLGNRPYPRPKVWTWEEVAQELIDYSRKYCLVKPLEEISRGIRHVGVKNALPHPSKTADVAEEQSQSKSVSVRLHWWHFRLKRGILVKLPTV